AACCCTATTCTTATAACCtatgaaaatatcgttaaatgTTCCGTCGAAAATTGTTCTttcgaaaaacaaaacgagaagaaaataaaaatatcaaagatcCTTTTTAGAGCGCTAAATTTGTGACTGTCGAATAccttacaacaataataaaggtcattttttgtttatctttcatCTATTTGCGAGTATGATCGGAGTAGTAAAAATAGAGTCTACGTGTTTGTTGTAACTACTTTATCGACGGATGATAGTACATATCTTCGTTGACTCAAATTAACGTAGAAGCTTGCATTGTAATGTATCCTTTAACtctgatagataaatataaactttttttccaACTCCTCTAAAATGAATCATTTTAAAgcagaaatttatataagtaatGGAGCTATCTGCACGATCTTTCAGAAggtaaaatttaaatgatcattataaatttcttattaattaattataaatgaaaaaaaaaaatgattatttcgaCAGGAAAAAATGGCAaggtacaaataataaatttaatatacatatattgcgTGTAGGTACGGCCTTTTACTTCACACCAAGATTTCTTTCGAACACATTAATCTTCAacacaaataaaattaatttcaaaggcagccaattgtaaaaaaagtatttttcaatgattttgaatttttcgagcattttatttatttttgtccttttcttttgaatttctCGCATGTTAACTTGCTTCTGTCGTTGTGCCACTAAGAGACAGTACCAAAGCTCACATGAAAccatacacacatgtataactatatctctatataatatatcatcgcATAGAAATCTATATaggtctatatatatatatatatatatatatatatatatatatatatatatatatatatatatatataatctatatatttatatatatattttttttatttacgtattataacgaaaaagaaaataaaaaagaggcaAATCAAGAAAGAATcgtaatatacacacacatgtaaatattatcaaattacaTTACGCCAAAAGATCGCAATAGCTACATatgtaaaagaatgaaagtcacttgtttcttatttcattaggaaggaaaaaattataacaaggaTTGTATAAATCGATTTGTTGCGcggaataaattaattaataataatacttggcatttttaaaagaaacactcggctataaaaatatttacttttcatCATTCgctcatattattcttataaaccATTGTAAATCGATCGTCGTGAATAAtcctttgtaatttttctaattctataTCAGATATCTGAAAATTTTAGGAAAAATTATTCGGGAAAATGGTACCAAggtcgaaagaaataattaagagCGAATGAATGCAATTAAATTCCATTATCACTTTTGCAAATGTGTTTGTTTTGTACCAGTGCAATTTTTGTGACAATACCGTGACCAGAGCCGTGATTTGTGACTTTACgttacgatttcttttttcttgtcttcgaaatcgttaacaaaatattatataaaaaagaaaaggaaaatatataatatataatatataaaaaataatatatatatatatatatatatatatatatatatatatatatatatatataaaatacgatagCCCGTTGAAGAACGTAGTTCCGGATCAAAGGAATCTTTCATGTAATTAAaagcgatttttttttttttatttcctttcagcGATGATATATTACACGAAAGATATAAACCCTCTAGCCACGGTATCTATACGAGCATAGAGGAATCTCTTTCTTCCACtctgattttttatttttttttcttcctttttctttttcactcatTCTTTCGCGCACTCTCTCACTTTGCCACTACACATTTTGACAAATAATTAGGTCATCACAGAAGCATCATATTATCATATtcaattatactatatatttgtGAATGTTGTCGTTCTGTTAGCGCAGTAATATTACAATGATCGAGTATAAAATggtttcaaatttttcaagCCTAGTATAAAGCactgttataatatatatatatatgttataagtGTGCTTATATGCCGGCACATACCACATATTTACGTCGATATATATGGTATGTGAACACACATATGGCCGCAAATATCACTTAAGATCTAactatagcgataataattatctattatttattctaaaaacgaagttaaaaatgaaagaaaaagctgCGTGTGCTGAGAATGAAAGCTCCGATGACGTTACGAATATAAACGTTAATTATTTCAGTCGTTAGAGATAACAGCCAATGTGATTATCACGCATGTAATTTCTAATCATTAAacggtaaaataataatcgttaaggctagaaaacattaataaacgtctaataacaatagcataatcataaaaaaaacaaaatatattcttaagacgtagcaaaataaaaagaattacgtCAAATACTCTGCGCGTGGTTAGTTTTGTtgtattgtttttttgttttttattttctcgattgTGCAAGCAAAAAAGTGACCTAATACATTGTAACACAATTCTATTCAAGATAAGATTTGTTTAAAACtcataaaacaataatatttaaattgtagAACAACATcgtagaaagatagaaggcaGTGTTTTATGCACATATcgataaggagaaaaaaaaacacaaaaacaaTTAACGCAAAGTCTAAGCCGTCTTGTTGgctaaaaatttttatttattaattgaatatttaaagatgacaaataagattatatctttcgtttctttaagattatttaatatcgtaatctaataataaaaatgaattctaTGAAAggatcgtaataaaaaaaattaatatttaatctaaatattaatattgaataatattaaataagataataattgcaatgtaaattaaaattaactatattaaatatttatttcgattacgaTCCTTTCATTTATGGagttcatttttattagtgATTCCGATATTAAGTAAGAACAAAGACGAGCTGAAACTGTCTGCCATCTTAAAAAactcattaaataaataaaagtgttCAGTCAACAAAACGGCGCGCCAGCGAACGATTCTTTCTGCGAGTACACGCAGGGAGGCTTATCAAAGAGAAGGCTTAGActttgagaaataaaaattaatttagcCAGAACTGGCAGTTTCATTTTCGACGGGCAGGATATTTTGATCCtccccttttcctttctgtCCGTCCATGGCAGCTTTCTTCTGCCTGACGATTTCTGCACGTTTCTcctgtagaagaagaaaaagaataaaacgagCGTGACTATTGtacgtattattaatgtaacaaTTAAAAGTGTTTGTTTTTCCTAACTAATCTAATGTTTATATATCATGCTATCTACAGCCAAGACaaacgtatattttatatacgtttgCTATCCAATAGAGGATATTAACATTGATTTATTGAACGAGGATGATAGCTTTTCTTTCGAATGATAATGAAACGTCCTCTTTCAATAAGTAATATCAAATCAGTATCTGTACAAGATGATTGaatgctataaaaaaaatcgattatccGATTATCGATGTCTCTCGATAATCTCGGACGTTTTCGTGCATAAGTTtagaaatgtatatttatgtatatgtacgcaggttacgtatatatgcatcGCACATGTGATATACAAATGCATGGCCAtgctgaaaaaagaaaaagaaaatgataagtaCGCGTCATATATACAGAATAGTAACGGCTCGAATCTGCAACACAATGTGTCGAAGCGCTGCGACATTCcctcaaagaaaaaagagagaaaaaaagaataataatccaaaaaaatgaaagaagaaaaaaaacatgattaaattattatcgtatgaCCTGTACGAAGACTTCTGTCATTTTtactaaaataatatagacCAAACATAAGGTATAATAAGCCGTTATTTATCACAGAGGGAGGACAATACACGATGAGAATAGAAAAtcaagaaagagggagggaaattACATGCTCGCGAATAGCCTGCACACGGCGTTGAATCTCTCGCTGTCGGTTTAGCTCCGCAGTAGATACCCTCTTGTcaaattcgaattttttcaCCAGAAGATCTCTCGTTGCACATTCATCCACCATCTGACGTACTTTCGCTATCTTCACGGTATTCTAAATGACCATGTCAAATCCCTTTAAAGGgtctgtatatataaaaagtaggGATAGATATAAGGAAGGATTTCTACCGAACGAAAGTTGGATTTTACTTTCATAGCAAATGAGAAAAGATAGATGCATGCCATTCTTGttgtttgttgttgttgttgttattagaTTAGAAATCCTTCCAGGATGAGCACGAAACTAAACTATAGTTttttaatacgaaataatattataatgataggtAAATTGTTGTATAACTCACGTAATTAcgtaatttttccttttgttcgcGTTCCAGACTTTCTCGACGTTCACGAGCTTGGTCAAGCTTGCCTTGAATTTGAGATTCCAATTGTTGTACGCGTTCGGTCATACCTTGACGTACACGAGCGGCTTGTTCCTCCTACAATTATGAATGAGTTATTGTGATCTATTGAAACTTGAAAgacaacaaatttttttattaattaatgtcagattttttgtaaatttgtttgtataataatcatgatacTGACATGCTCCTTAAGGCGATCCAACATCCTTTTAATATTCTCGTCGCGTTGAGCAGCAGCAGTCTTGAGTTTTTCTTCGACAGCGCATCGTACTTCTTCAGTCTGCTGTTCGAGGCTCAGACGAGATTTCTCTACACTCTCcaactattattaaagaaaaagaattaataaattgttaaacaTTTCTTACGTAAATATTCTCAGTTCATAGAAGTTAATTccttttaataaaagattggAATATTCCTCTGTGGCGAAGTGTTTTAACCGTTCTACTTATagttaaaattgatataaatgtgaattttttaaaaataaatttctcaaaaggatttaagtaaaattaattttataaattttatacgaaaataattGATCGGCGTGTAAGTAAAGTAATCTTGATTGACGGGATActaatggtaaaaaaaaagtattacaaCCGCAAggagttaaaattattaacttacATGCTCTTTCAATTTATTCTTAAGTTCTGCGATATGAGCTTCTCGCTTTTCTTCGGTGTTGTTCATTTTTGCATCCAAGGATTCGCGAGTAGCAGCTATGAATGCGGCGCTGAGTTCATCCTTCTTACGAGCGACCTCTTCGATCTTGCTGAGTTTCGCAGAAAGAGCAGCGATCTTATGAGATTCTAAGGTGAATCTTCTTTGCTCTGCTTCTCTCAATTTATCCTCAATAGGGATCTGTTGAGTCGGCCCAGTGTGGGGTGGTGACGGTGCCCTCTTTGGTGCCGTTGGCTCTGCCAAGATTACCTCGTAGCAAATACCACCCTTCGACTTTTCTTGGCATCGTATTTCGGTCGCTATAATaatgggagaaagaaaatttcagaTCGATCGTTTCTCTTGTTAAAATTTAACCACCTTATGCAAGAACCGTGCCAaggatatctttctttctcgttatatatatatatatatatatatatatatatatatatatatatatatatatatatatatatagatggcTAAACACGGATCAGGAgtaggagaaaaaggagaaggaatagaagaaagagggGAGAGGAAGGGTAGAAGGCTCTAACACAGAAAAGTAGTTACGGAAGTATGACTCAGACGCACGAGAGGGAAGGATCGATCAGAGGACGGCGTACGATTGTCTCTCGGCGCCGCGACGTCTAGCGTCGACACACGCACCACCTTTTCTCCTCcaactattttctctctttctctttttctcccaacCACCCCATATATATCCTAGGAGACTATTTCTAGGTGCAATTCTCCGGCGACATTGCGGCGACATAATCGTATCGCCTGGGTCATTGCACCTGatcgatattgttaattaGCCGTTTTtgcttgaatttattttttcgtcaTCGTGAAAACGGCAAattcaaagataattttttgagACTGTCATAGGAAAGGCAATCtcaatttcgaaaatttttacaaCAAAGCAACCCCGACATTGATCGCATTATTCTGAAGTCTAAagcgaataaaaagagaatgtcCTTCCACCCTCTGATTTTGGCGGATAGCCAAACGTTACccgtaaagataaaatattcacGAGGGCAGTATTCATTAGCCGTGCAACacaatgtttaattttttatgaactATGAGAATTGTGCGTAACGAGTTTCCAGATTTGACGATGCGTTGATAGTTGATGATATACttgcagaaaaaaaattatgttcaaATGTGTGATTAGTAATGACTACATTACGATGTACTTACTAATAAACTTCACTTTCTTCGGTTGCTTGGTTCGCGCCCCTTTTCCAGTGGGCTTCTTGAAGGGCGCATTACCCTTCCTTTGTCCCGCTTCAAAAATTGACAACAATCGATAAGACCATTGAGAAAGTGATTGTCGAATTTTTACGTGTTCgagtacaaaaataataataataaaatatcaacgggatatattaaattgtaattatcggGAAATCGATGCAACTTTTTGAGTCATTGGACAACTTCGTTGGCCATCTTGGGCCGCACCCTCGTCAGTTTTGGAACAAGTGCGTGTAGAAACACGTGCGCAGGGATTTTTCCTTTGATATCTGGATTTTATTCTGATACGATCagctataaaaaattaaataaatctactGCTAAGTTGAAGAATACATCGTATCAAAAGTTAATGTTCAATTTGAAACAATGACAATTTTACGAGGGAACTATTTCTGGGTATCAATAATtcaatctttttaatattaataaactcaagggagaaaagaggccgttcgataaaaaaattcaaaatggtTCTAGTAAGAATTTAAGAAATTCTTCGGAGGTTGGTACACGAAGTTACTACTTGGTTAAGGAAAATTGATCGCTGCAGGTACCTATATACCTGGGATAATACTAACGAAATATTGATCAGCTTTGACTGCGTAAGAAAGAATCTTTCATCAGATTTTTCCATAATTAAGAATCAAACAAGCATAGGATAatccaaaataataattataacataacaTCAAATTACACTTGCTAGCTAATTGAGGGAACAGATTCTTGAAATATACCAtagttatgataaaaatataaatcgatttaaaatttaagaTACAATCGAAATAACCGAGTCACGAGCTCCctctaaattaaaaaagatcttCACCGACGAGATTATATATTCCCAATAATTCTCTATACGatgaagataattaaaaatctttagGCAAGCGGACACTCACCTACAATATCCAAAGGTGCTTTGCAGCTATGACAGAAGCACTGCAGCATCGAATCGCGCACTAGCCCGATAAGCATGTTTCTGGTGTTCCTTTCTCAGCTGTGTCTTCTAAAGTCACCGGAGGGTTGCGTATGTTTCTtgatgaaaagaaatggaagaagaagaagagggagaaaaatagaaagaaagaaatataggtAGATAAACGGatagacaaaaagagaaaaaggaaaaaagtaatagacagagaaaggcagagagagaaagagagagagaaaaagagagaggacacGTCGGACCAGCGTAGCGGATCGCCGGAAGTGGCTCCAAACTCGTATCTGGGGCGGTGGCTGGAGGGCGACTGATCGGACACGGTGCGCCACGACGCCCGGCGTCGCTCAATATCCACCCACCTTGGCGTTCTGCGCCCCATCAACCACCCCGTTCAGAGAAGCCCAACCTATACCCGAGCAGCAACCAACCCCTCCATCGGTGAAGAACGACGCCTCTGCGTCGGGGCTACCAACGAGTCTCCGACGTACCGGCTTCTACATGCCTATATTATGGATCCAGCCTAGCCGGTCGCTAGGCACGTGTGTGGAAGGACTACGTGCGCCCGTAAAATACCATCTGTCTGACCAACCCCTCTCTCTATTACGCTATTGCCTACTGCGAGAGTCACCAAGTACCACAGTAGAATTCGTACGCAATTTTTCCACCCTTCCTCTCGTTCCCTTCCCAGCCTATACACCATAACACCCTTCCCCTTTCACCCTTCAaccctctcttctcctttatCAACTTGTTCGCGCACGCTTTCGAAAAGATTTCTGGAGGAGCTTCGTATTTGGCAGTGAACTATCaaccctctttttctccttcctttttggttttctttctttttctttttcgaagaatttttctttcgtatcacAACATTTGGGCGTTgtccgtatttttttttttttttttttttttttttttcttgaaaaaacgaagaggattcaaatttttaatcatattaacgatcattaaacttgaaaataaagaaaagaatttaagaaTTGATCATTGAAATATCTAGAAAAACCCGGTTCGttaatttcgtaaaaatttattggTATTCCAGAGGGATGAATTTGAACTTGGAGAAATTTAAAAACTCGAGCTCGTACTTTCCCAACTACgtataaaaagagagtaaCATATTTACGATAACTGCCACCGTGACGGTAGTAAACTTGTCTCTGaacttgtatatttatatataggtacacatacatacatacacaaaagatataggatatatatatatatatatatatattatagtcgTTGCATGTAAATCAATTTATCGAAACATTTGTAAAAACATTTACGCAAAAAGTATTTACCTACGTTATAAAATGTTCTCTGTTCTTAATTAGATTAGCCTACTTTagcatttatattaaattagttCGAATTATCTGAGTTCTTTTGAGTAAAGTAAAGCTACAAAAAATAGGTTAGGCTTATAAAACTACTtcactttttgtttgttcatttgcttgcttgcttccCCATTCGACAATACCCAATAGATCGATTGAATTATGTAAACAAAATGGAGTTAGGTAGATCATGCAATCATAGGAAATTATTCGTGACTGTGGTTGTAGTCAACGAAGACTCCCAAGAACGATCAAGAACAACGTAATAAAAAACGATCAAGAATCAACGATAgaaaatacatacaaacaataacaacatcaacGAACTAgtacattttctttaattaatagcgtacattttctttaatattagcGTTTAATTGGATTCCATAAAGCAATGAACCGTTGAAAAACTTGGGAGAGCAGTCAgaacaagaaaaggaaaagagagatgtaTCTTGTCGTTCAGTAAGGTTACACATTTTTATCACGCTGACTCGTTTTTAAATGGAGGGGAACTTACAAGTTTCTTTGTATAGCAGGACCAGAAGCTCTGTTATtttcgatagaaataaaagataatattctaacatatttgattttaatagaTTTACGAATCTTAAAAAACAAAGTTAAAAGATTTGTatgataatttgtaataaaatataatatgaaaataacaatttgaTAAATTGAACAATATAAAAACGGTACACTTTCAGAATGTTAAGCGTCAAACTATCTAACTCGACTTTGTCACGTTCGAACGTAATGCCGGatatctcattctttcttttccttagtCTTTATTTCTGGTTCCTACGATCGATACACGTCTCACTTTCAGCAGCTGAGGCCCCTCGAAAGGGACGTGCCAGAACCGCAGCATTCGTCTTGAATTCCATTTAACGCGGCCGATATATAGTCTAGTCTTTGAAATCAATTCGATATTCTGTTCTAAAGTTGAAAAAAGTAATCATTCCTTTTATTCGTGgacgaatattaaatttaatttcttcgtcttctattCCTCCTTTGATTCTAGATTTTTAGATCGAGATCAAAGATATGAAAGGTCAACTATGAAGATAACTTCGGTTCATGTAACATCTGTGTTCGTTAATAATATCGCCGAAGGTGACTGGGAAAGCAAGTAGTTGATAACGAATCGATAAAGGTTAACGACATTTTATGTGGTCCATTCTAGCTGAAGGATGAGAACCCCTGAaaagcaagtaagcaagcagAGACAGACATAGGCTAACTCGTACAACCACTGCAGCAGTCGACTCGTACTGCAGTCGCCACGGTAAAACGTAGCCTGCACTCCTCCGAGGACACCAATAGAGGGCTCTGAccttctccccctctctcttcgCAGCGACTATCCGCGCAATGTTTTCTGCAATCTTTAGGGTGTGCTCCTACCGTCACCTAAATTGTCTGATTCTAATTAAGGATCCTTAGTCAGAAAAGTCGCCACGCATCGACGACTCACTGGAAACTCGTTGCGCATCATTGCATagcttttttctgtttttcttttcttaaactcttttctctttttctcaataaAATGGGAATCGATAATTACATtctctcgataattttttttcatgataaaatcgatgacACCGTTCGTAATATCAATCAAAATCTCATTAACGTAAATAGAAGACAATATTACTTGAGAAAAACGttttaacataataacatGGACGATTACGCGAaatcttattttcgttattattattattattcgacttACATTCGTTGGTGATGGGTGATTCTGCTGCGGTAGCCATGGCTAGATGTTTACCTGCAATTTAAAATTGCATCGGTTGATTAGATATCGATCGTGAACGAATAGGAAATCACGTTATTAAAGCATGTCCGCCGGACTAACTCCCGGTAgcttcgtatatttttttcttttattttccctttacCCTTGCTAGTTCGcccacacacgcacacaaatAGAGAACATAGATCTACGTATACATAAAGGACACATGTACAAACATAATAAGATTTGTGCCTGTCCTTCGTCGTGTTATAGCGATGCCATCGAGGTCTCCGGCTCTTCAACGTGTGAAAACCCGAAGGCGAACAAAGAGATTGGCTTGAGAAATAAAGACGCTATATGTTGTACTGCCTGCTCGCTTCGATGCACTTTCTATGTGatgctttttttatattatccttTTATAGTGTACTCAAGGAGTCTCTTTGTTCgaaaattatacgtatatgctatactacataaatatatttatatactttaaaataaaatccaaAATAATTCGATCAATTGTTTCGTATTAATGGCATTGGTAATTGATTCGTTTCAAATTGGCTTAAATCTTTCCTACAATTAATAGAATAATgacatgtatatttaaaaaaaaaaatgatcgatagtTATGATCGAAAACAAAACTTGCAAGGGAATGGTTGTTCATTTTATGGACAGATTAGTAAGTGCATACTTAAGTATTTAAAGGCGTCTGTATTtctgaaagaatataaaaaaaaggaaagaaaaaagaaaaggacatcCTCTCTTTCGAaagtacagaaaaaaaaagaaagtcatGATCGTGTCTAATACGCATGATCGCAACGGAAACGTGCCGCAGTGTTACGGTATAAATCGAACGAAAGGAACACTGCAGTCGCGTATCAACATTACGAAAGAATCGATCGTTTCCTCGGAAGATAAACTGAGAAATCCAGTGAGAAGTCTTTCTTTGTCCAGTCGACGCGGCAAATACGTCCGCTACTAAGCGTTTCAGTAAAATGTAATACAAAGAGGTTTGTGCATCCCCTGTTACATCGTCTGTCTCTCtgactttttttaataacgtcATGATCCTTcttataaattgtataaagtaaaccaattgtaatattaatgttaaaacaagaatatcgTTATAAGACTTGTACGTATTTATTTGAAGGAAAAAGTGAACGATATTAATTGGGAAGGAagtaaaggaataaaagaatttctttgtcTTAAATGATCGCGTAATTACGACGCCACTGTCGTTCTTCAAGCTTTATGggttattctatttctttggACTTaccttttgaaattattatttcaacggTAAAGATGAATTATGATGAAGCTCGTTTCGTCGAGATAAttgtagttttttttataatgaaaaataaagaagaaactgCACGCACTCTCGTCAATAATGCACTGTGATCTGAACGTTGGTCCGTCTCCGCTGGCTGCTTTTATCGTGTGTCCCACTGTTGCCCTCCGATTCGCTACACGTACGAACACACATGCGATTACCGATGAAAGCTCTGGAAATACGAACGACCCCAATTGGTCAATGTCCGCGATCGTAACGCCATCAGGAATGGCACTACTGAACACTCTTATTTTCATTGGCCCGTTTGAATTTCGAATGATATGTTAAACGTATAAACTTGATACGCGGTAAACACTTCGACCGACGTTGTTTCTACGCGCGAAATGATTTCTGTCTCTCAATGATGATTGATGTATTCAAGAACTCAGCAGGAGATAATTCTCTAAGTTCTTGCTCTTTGATTGTCAAAACGTTACGTTTTCAACGACTTTTCTTTCGCCTATAATACATGCGCATTGaaatgattgttttttttttattcatactcGAAGagtttaatatttgtttttattaaacaaattttttcacaagttgttatatgtaaaaacatttgaaaaat
This is a stretch of genomic DNA from Vespa crabro chromosome 3, iyVesCrab1.2, whole genome shotgun sequence. It encodes these proteins:
- the LOC124423123 gene encoding uncharacterized protein At1g10890 isoform X3, which codes for MLIGLVRDSMLQCFCHSCKAPLDIVAGQRKGNAPFKKPTGKGARTKQPKKVKFITTEIRCQEKSKGGICYEVILAEPTAPKRAPSPPHTGPTQQIPIEDKLREAEQRRFTLESHKIAALSAKLSKIEEVARKKDELSAAFIAATRESLDAKMNNTEEKREAHIAELKNKLKEHLESVEKSRLSLEQQTEEVRCAVEEKLKTAAAQRDENIKRMLDRLKEHEEQAARVRQGMTERVQQLESQIQGKLDQARERRESLEREQKEKLRNYEKRAEIVRQKKAAMDGQKGKGEDQNILPVENETASSG
- the LOC124423123 gene encoding calponin homology domain-containing protein DDB_G0272472 isoform X2, with amino-acid sequence MATAAESPITNESTEIRCQEKSKGGICYEVILAEPTAPKRAPSPPHTGPTQQIPIEDKLREAEQRRFTLESHKIAALSAKLSKIEEVARKKDELSAAFIAATRESLDAKMNNTEEKREAHIAELKNKLKEHLESVEKSRLSLEQQTEEVRCAVEEKLKTAAAQRDENIKRMLDRLKEHEEQAARVRQGMTERVQQLESQIQGKLDQARERRESLEREQKEKLRNYNTVKIAKVRQMVDECATRDLLVKKFEFDKRVSTAELNRQREIQRRVQAIREHEKRAEIVRQKKAAMDGQKGKGEDQNILPVENETASSG
- the LOC124423123 gene encoding calponin homology domain-containing protein DDB_G0272472 isoform X1, with translation MLIGLVRDSMLQCFCHSCKAPLDIVAGQRKGNAPFKKPTGKGARTKQPKKVKFITTEIRCQEKSKGGICYEVILAEPTAPKRAPSPPHTGPTQQIPIEDKLREAEQRRFTLESHKIAALSAKLSKIEEVARKKDELSAAFIAATRESLDAKMNNTEEKREAHIAELKNKLKEHLESVEKSRLSLEQQTEEVRCAVEEKLKTAAAQRDENIKRMLDRLKEHEEQAARVRQGMTERVQQLESQIQGKLDQARERRESLEREQKEKLRNYNTVKIAKVRQMVDECATRDLLVKKFEFDKRVSTAELNRQREIQRRVQAIREHEKRAEIVRQKKAAMDGQKGKGEDQNILPVENETASSG